Proteins found in one Actinokineospora alba genomic segment:
- a CDS encoding glycosyltransferase, producing MAEGALPILSVVLVNYRGVDDTLTCLRSLKSDLDYPADRLQIICVDNASRDGSAEKIRAVDGVELVEAPDNLGFAGGCNLGVKHAKGSVLAFLNNDARPDPQWARAAVRVLTEQPDVAAVASKVLDWDGANIDFVDAGLTWFGMGYKRHAGTPDDGSHDDPRDVLFATGSAMFVRAGVYRELGGFDESFFMFYEDVDLGWRLNLRGWRVRYEPASLAYHRHHASMSEVDTKDQSRELYLLERNALAALYKNLSDATLAKALPGALALSVRRATARGEIDPTQLEITRRGEGDGSPTVPIARTALAGMLAIDQFVEMLPALAASRAVEQAARVRSDADLVPLMRKAMEPAYPLPRYLAAHEAIVEAFGLEQAFGARRRILVITGDAVSERMAGPAIRAWNMADVLSAEHEVRLVTVNPVCAPPPASFPVVQSKRRDLESHVAWADVVILQGHALELVPSLKKADSSKIVICDVYDPMHLELLEQGKDEIAEQRELDLVGVTKVMNNQLDRGDFFICASERQRHFWLGHLLSLGRLTPALYDNDPTLRSLLDVVPFGLSGKPPQQSRAPMKGAIPGIADSDKVVLWAGGVYSWFDPLTLVSAIGVLARRRPEVRLMFLGMKHPNPEVPEMDIGARVRALSGQLDLTGRHVFFNETWVPYEQRQDWLLDADCGVTTHFEHVETTFAFRTRVLDYLWAGLPIVTTDGDSFADLVRQEKLGVVVPAEDTDALADALERVLYDAEFAAACQERIAAVRERFTWENVLAPLTAFCRNPRPATDRLPGSEPLVRKPALGAAGTVRRDLALVREYLDGGGATELARRAAGRVRRVARQRMAGRGGQGDHRDG from the coding sequence GTGGCGGAGGGGGCCTTGCCCATACTGTCGGTCGTACTCGTCAATTACCGAGGAGTCGACGACACCCTGACCTGCCTGCGGTCGCTGAAGTCGGACCTCGACTACCCGGCCGACCGCCTGCAGATCATCTGCGTGGACAACGCCTCGAGGGACGGCAGCGCCGAGAAGATCCGGGCGGTCGACGGCGTCGAGCTGGTCGAGGCACCGGACAACCTCGGCTTCGCGGGCGGCTGCAACCTCGGCGTGAAACACGCCAAGGGCTCCGTCCTGGCCTTCCTGAACAACGACGCCCGGCCCGATCCGCAGTGGGCCCGCGCGGCCGTGCGGGTGCTCACCGAGCAGCCCGACGTCGCCGCCGTGGCCAGCAAGGTCCTCGACTGGGACGGCGCGAACATCGACTTCGTCGACGCGGGCCTCACCTGGTTCGGCATGGGCTACAAGCGCCACGCGGGCACCCCGGACGACGGCAGCCACGACGACCCGCGTGACGTCCTGTTCGCCACCGGCTCGGCGATGTTCGTCCGCGCGGGCGTATACCGCGAGCTCGGCGGGTTCGACGAGAGCTTCTTCATGTTCTACGAGGACGTCGACCTCGGCTGGCGGCTGAACCTGCGCGGCTGGCGGGTGCGCTACGAGCCCGCGTCGCTGGCCTACCACCGCCACCACGCCTCGATGTCCGAAGTGGATACCAAGGACCAGTCCCGCGAGCTGTACCTGCTGGAGCGCAACGCGTTGGCGGCGCTCTACAAGAACCTCTCCGACGCCACGCTGGCCAAGGCGCTGCCCGGCGCGCTCGCGCTGTCGGTGCGCCGGGCGACCGCGCGCGGCGAGATCGACCCGACCCAGCTGGAGATCACCCGTCGCGGTGAGGGTGACGGCTCGCCGACAGTCCCGATCGCCCGCACAGCGCTCGCGGGGATGCTCGCCATCGACCAGTTCGTCGAGATGCTGCCCGCGCTGGCCGCGTCCCGCGCGGTCGAGCAGGCGGCCCGAGTGCGTTCGGACGCGGACCTGGTTCCGTTGATGCGCAAGGCGATGGAGCCCGCCTACCCGCTGCCGCGCTACCTCGCCGCGCATGAGGCGATCGTCGAGGCGTTCGGGCTGGAGCAGGCGTTCGGCGCGCGCAGGCGAATCCTGGTGATCACCGGCGACGCCGTGTCGGAACGGATGGCCGGTCCGGCGATCCGCGCGTGGAACATGGCCGACGTGCTGTCGGCCGAGCACGAGGTCCGGCTGGTCACGGTCAACCCGGTGTGCGCCCCGCCGCCCGCGTCATTCCCGGTGGTGCAGTCGAAGCGACGCGACCTGGAGTCGCACGTGGCCTGGGCGGACGTGGTGATCCTGCAGGGCCACGCGCTGGAACTGGTGCCCTCGCTGAAGAAGGCCGACTCCAGCAAGATCGTCATCTGCGATGTCTACGACCCGATGCACCTGGAACTGTTGGAACAGGGCAAAGACGAGATCGCCGAGCAGCGCGAACTCGACCTCGTCGGCGTCACGAAGGTGATGAACAACCAGCTCGACCGCGGCGACTTCTTCATCTGCGCCTCCGAGCGGCAGCGACACTTCTGGCTGGGCCACCTGCTCTCACTGGGCAGGCTCACCCCCGCGCTCTACGACAACGACCCGACGCTGCGCTCGCTGCTCGACGTCGTCCCGTTCGGACTGTCCGGCAAACCGCCGCAGCAGAGCCGCGCGCCGATGAAGGGCGCGATCCCGGGGATCGCCGACAGCGACAAGGTCGTGCTGTGGGCGGGCGGGGTCTACAGCTGGTTCGACCCGCTGACCCTGGTCAGCGCCATCGGCGTGCTCGCCCGGCGGCGCCCGGAGGTGCGGCTGATGTTCCTGGGCATGAAGCACCCCAATCCCGAGGTGCCGGAGATGGACATCGGCGCCCGGGTGCGCGCGCTGTCCGGGCAGCTCGACCTGACCGGCAGGCACGTCTTCTTCAACGAGACCTGGGTGCCCTACGAGCAGCGGCAGGACTGGCTGCTCGACGCCGACTGCGGTGTCACCACGCACTTCGAGCACGTCGAGACCACGTTCGCGTTCCGCACCCGGGTGCTCGACTACCTGTGGGCGGGCCTGCCGATCGTCACCACCGACGGCGACTCGTTCGCCGACCTGGTGCGCCAGGAGAAGCTGGGCGTGGTGGTCCCCGCCGAGGACACCGACGCGCTGGCCGACGCCCTGGAGCGGGTGCTCTACGACGCCGAGTTCGCCGCCGCCTGCCAGGAGCGCATCGCCGCCGTGCGCGAGCGGTTCACCTGGGAGAACGTGCTGGCCCCGCTGACCGCGTTCTGCCGGAACCCGCGGCCGGCCACGGACCGCCTGCCCGGCTCGGAACCACTGGTGCGCAAGCCCGCATTGGGCGCGGCGGGCACGGTTCGCCGCGATTTGGCGCTGGTCCGCGAGTACCTCGACGGCGGCGGCGCGACCGAGTTGGCCCGTCGGGCCGCGGGCCGGGTCCGCCGGGTCGCCCGTCAGCGCATGGCCGGACGCGGGGGGCAGGGAGATCACAGAGATGGCTGA
- a CDS encoding glycosyltransferase family 4 protein — MADRPIRVLIDGTPLLGSRTGIGRYTAALAEELASSPDVDMRAVAFTLRGWRKLRHVLPHGSQARGMPVPARLLRKAWLRGSFPPVELFAGLTDVVHGTNFVLPAAFRAAGVLTIHDLAFLDYPGDLPPSDAELPELVRLSAKRAHVICTPTKAVAERVVERLGVSDSKVRVTPLGVDPQWFAARPPNESLVERVGLPSEYLLFVGAAGPRKALSWLLDAHAATPSLPPLVLAGPGHTVGSERVISTGYLSEVDLRGVVAGASALVLPSRDEGFGLPVLEAMACDVPVVCSDVPALREVSGGHATLVPFGDKEAMAVALTAALENPPSPAVMSARRTHAAAHTWRRCAELTIAAYQST; from the coding sequence ATGGCTGACAGACCGATTCGGGTCCTCATCGACGGCACCCCGCTGCTCGGCTCCCGCACCGGCATCGGCCGCTACACCGCCGCGCTGGCCGAGGAACTGGCGTCCTCACCCGACGTGGACATGCGCGCGGTGGCATTCACCCTGCGCGGCTGGCGCAAGCTGCGCCACGTCCTGCCCCACGGCTCCCAGGCCCGCGGGATGCCCGTACCCGCTCGCCTGCTGCGCAAAGCGTGGCTGCGCGGCTCCTTCCCGCCGGTCGAGCTGTTCGCCGGACTCACCGATGTGGTGCACGGCACCAATTTCGTGCTGCCCGCGGCGTTCCGGGCGGCGGGTGTGCTGACCATCCACGACCTGGCATTCCTGGACTACCCCGGCGACCTGCCACCGAGCGACGCCGAACTCCCGGAGCTGGTGCGGCTCTCGGCGAAGCGGGCGCATGTCATCTGCACCCCGACGAAGGCCGTCGCCGAACGCGTCGTCGAACGCCTGGGCGTCTCGGACTCGAAGGTCCGGGTCACCCCACTGGGCGTCGACCCGCAGTGGTTCGCCGCCCGCCCGCCGAATGAGTCGCTGGTGGAGCGGGTGGGCTTGCCTTCGGAGTACCTGCTGTTCGTCGGTGCGGCCGGGCCGCGAAAGGCGTTGAGCTGGTTGCTTGACGCCCACGCGGCCACACCGTCACTGCCGCCCCTGGTGTTGGCGGGCCCTGGTCACACTGTCGGCTCGGAACGGGTCATCTCCACCGGCTACTTGTCCGAAGTGGACCTTCGCGGTGTGGTGGCCGGTGCGAGCGCGCTTGTGCTGCCGTCGCGGGATGAGGGTTTCGGGTTGCCGGTACTGGAGGCGATGGCCTGCGACGTACCGGTGGTGTGCTCCGATGTCCCGGCGCTGCGCGAGGTCTCTGGCGGCCACGCCACCCTGGTTCCCTTTGGGGACAAGGAGGCGATGGCCGTCGCCCTCACCGCCGCACTCGAGAATCCGCCCTCGCCCGCGGTCATGTCCGCCCGGCGGACCCACGCGGCCGCACACACCTGGCGGCGCTGCGCCGAGCTGACGATCGCGGCCTACCAGTCCACTTAG
- a CDS encoding nuclear transport factor 2 family protein translates to MAQGRDAVIEQATRNHGEYHRIQHLITNVVVDLDGDRAAVRANLLGTFVDSAARVVLEMGGIYRFTARRDGDWRLASIAVDRIWRTES, encoded by the coding sequence GTGGCGCAGGGTCGGGACGCGGTGATCGAACAGGCGACCAGGAACCATGGCGAGTACCACCGTATCCAGCACTTGATCACCAACGTGGTGGTCGATCTCGACGGAGACCGCGCCGCTGTGCGGGCCAACCTGCTGGGGACCTTCGTCGACTCGGCCGCTCGGGTCGTGCTGGAGATGGGCGGGATCTACCGCTTCACCGCTCGCCGTGACGGAGACTGGCGGTTGGCGAGCATTGCTGTCGACCGGATCTGGCGCACCGAGTCCTAA
- a CDS encoding MarR family winged helix-turn-helix transcriptional regulator, whose protein sequence is MDTRSAPGRLRSLTSWLINQNAVTARNLVAAHLAGAATRRYHYSMLAALDEFGPASQADLGRRCGLDRSDVTACVTDLAEREWIERAPDPLDKRRNIVRLTKAGLKHLRALDRVVADAQDELLEPLSAAERAQLNELLTRVADHHAATA, encoded by the coding sequence ATGGACACTCGCTCGGCACCGGGCAGGCTGCGTTCGCTGACGAGCTGGCTGATCAACCAGAACGCCGTCACCGCGCGCAACCTCGTCGCCGCCCACCTGGCGGGCGCCGCGACCCGCCGCTACCACTACTCGATGCTGGCCGCGCTCGACGAGTTCGGGCCCGCGAGCCAGGCGGACCTGGGCAGGCGGTGCGGGCTGGACCGCAGCGACGTCACGGCGTGTGTCACCGACCTCGCGGAGCGGGAGTGGATCGAACGCGCGCCGGATCCGCTCGACAAGCGGCGCAACATCGTGCGGCTCACCAAAGCGGGCCTCAAGCACCTGCGCGCCCTTGACCGGGTGGTCGCGGACGCGCAGGACGAGCTACTGGAGCCGCTCTCGGCCGCCGAACGCGCGCAGCTCAACGAGCTGCTGACCCGCGTCGCCGACCATCACGCCGCTACTGCTTGA
- the rfbD gene encoding dTDP-4-dehydrorhamnose reductase: protein MALELLVPGGTGQLGAEIAALASDSVFVSAPGSATLDVTSTGAVIRAVAELADRARAEGRKPVVVNAAAYTAVDKAESDHARAVAVNADGPRVLAAACTSRGVPMIHVSTDYVFDGDGTEPYEVDSPTRPQSVYGITKLAGEDAVLASGARAWVVRTSWVYGAHGNNFVKTMVRLEGQRDTLSVVDDQVGSPTWTGDLARGLVELADKIAAGNAPAGRVLHCTGAGTVTWCGFARAVFEELGADPARVQPITTAEYPTPAKRPAYSVLSAKSWEAAGLTPMPPWRESLARAFREDSAAFKQ from the coding sequence GTGGCTCTGGAACTGCTCGTACCCGGTGGCACCGGGCAGCTCGGCGCCGAGATCGCCGCGCTGGCAAGCGATTCCGTGTTCGTGAGCGCCCCCGGCTCGGCGACGCTCGACGTCACCAGCACCGGTGCGGTCATCCGGGCGGTCGCCGAACTGGCCGACCGGGCCCGCGCGGAAGGGCGCAAGCCGGTCGTGGTCAACGCGGCCGCGTACACCGCGGTCGACAAGGCCGAAAGCGACCACGCGCGGGCGGTCGCGGTCAACGCCGACGGCCCCCGGGTGCTCGCCGCCGCCTGCACGTCACGCGGGGTGCCGATGATTCACGTGTCCACCGACTACGTCTTCGACGGTGACGGCACGGAACCGTACGAAGTGGACAGTCCGACCCGGCCGCAGTCGGTGTACGGGATCACCAAGCTGGCGGGCGAGGACGCGGTCCTCGCGTCCGGCGCGCGGGCCTGGGTGGTCCGCACGTCGTGGGTGTATGGCGCGCACGGCAACAACTTCGTGAAGACCATGGTCCGGTTGGAAGGCCAGCGCGACACGCTGTCCGTTGTGGATGACCAGGTGGGTTCGCCCACGTGGACCGGTGACCTGGCGCGTGGGCTCGTCGAGCTGGCGGACAAGATCGCCGCCGGGAACGCGCCCGCGGGTCGGGTGCTGCACTGCACGGGTGCGGGCACGGTCACCTGGTGCGGCTTCGCCCGCGCGGTCTTCGAGGAACTGGGCGCCGACCCGGCCCGGGTCCAGCCGATCACGACCGCGGAATACCCGACACCGGCCAAGCGGCCCGCGTACTCCGTGCTGTCGGCCAAGTCGTGGGAGGCGGCCGGGCTCACCCCGATGCCGCCGTGGCGCGAGTCCCTGGCCCGGGCGTTCCGGGAGGACTCGGCGGCGTTCAAGCAGTAG
- the rfbB gene encoding dTDP-glucose 4,6-dehydratase: MRVLVTGGAGFIGSHYVRQALSGAYPTLADAEVVVLDKLTYAGNRENLAPVADSDRLRFVQGDICDGDLVAETMAGVDLVVHFAAESHVDRSIAGSAEFVRTNVLGTQTLLQAALEAEVGRFIHVSTDEVYGSIDEGSWPETHPLEPNSPYSASKASSDLLARSYFRTHGLPVCITRCSNNYGPYQFPEKVIPLFTTNLLDGKKIPLYGDGLNVRDWLHVDDHCHGIQLVADRGRAGEIYNIGGGTELTNRELTALLLEATGADDSFVQPVIDRKAHDRRYSVDITKITEELGYRPRVPFAEGLAATVRWYSENRGWWEPLKAGG; the protein is encoded by the coding sequence ATGCGGGTGCTGGTCACGGGTGGTGCCGGATTCATCGGGTCGCATTACGTGCGGCAAGCGTTGTCCGGGGCCTATCCGACGCTGGCCGACGCCGAGGTCGTGGTCCTCGACAAGCTGACCTACGCGGGCAACCGGGAGAACCTCGCCCCCGTCGCCGACAGTGACCGGCTGCGCTTCGTCCAGGGCGACATCTGCGACGGCGACCTGGTCGCCGAGACGATGGCCGGAGTGGACCTGGTCGTCCACTTCGCCGCCGAGTCCCATGTCGACCGTTCGATCGCCGGGTCCGCGGAGTTCGTCCGCACCAACGTGCTGGGCACCCAGACGCTGCTGCAGGCCGCGCTGGAGGCCGAGGTCGGCCGGTTCATCCACGTGTCCACCGACGAGGTGTACGGGTCGATCGACGAGGGCTCCTGGCCCGAGACCCACCCGCTGGAGCCGAATTCGCCGTACTCGGCGTCGAAGGCGTCCTCGGACCTGCTGGCCCGCTCGTACTTCCGCACCCACGGGCTGCCGGTGTGCATCACCCGGTGTTCCAACAACTACGGGCCGTACCAGTTCCCCGAGAAGGTCATCCCGCTGTTCACCACGAACCTGCTGGACGGCAAGAAGATCCCGCTCTACGGCGACGGCCTCAACGTGCGCGACTGGCTGCACGTCGACGACCACTGCCACGGCATCCAGCTCGTCGCCGACCGCGGCCGGGCGGGCGAGATCTACAACATCGGCGGCGGCACCGAACTGACCAACCGGGAACTGACCGCCCTGCTGCTGGAGGCGACCGGCGCCGACGACTCGTTCGTGCAGCCGGTGATCGACCGCAAGGCCCACGACCGGCGCTACTCGGTCGACATCACCAAGATCACCGAGGAACTCGGCTACCGGCCGCGGGTTCCGTTCGCCGAGGGCCTGGCCGCGACCGTGCGGTGGTACTCGGAGAACCGCGGCTGGTGGGAACCGCTGAAGGCCGGAGGCTGA
- a CDS encoding LCP family protein, which yields MTERAQGGVETVDNAAAPTESHDAQAPGPWLWFGTILGRTLALLTSMAVLAAMGYGWWTFGDVDDNTVTTDVIAEKVGNQPTPLDGAIDMLLVGMDSRTDAYGNPLPKEVLQLLNGGKVDGERNTDTMILVHIPVDGRRAIAFSFPRDSWVDVGEGFGKHKLNSAFVYAYTDARKTLSEQGVTDPKEIETKATVIGRKNLISTIERLVGNAVTIDKYAEVNLASFYEVTKAIGGVEVCLNNAVSEPKSGANFAAGRQVISGKEALSFVRQRYELPNGDLDRIVRQQVFLAALADKVLSADMLTNPSRARDLIGAVQRSVVLSKNWNLSQFASQMQGLSGGNIEFHTIPNDGPAKIGGADVIKVDPAKVHEFVERRTGGPTRPTSGRPTATTTPTSTDPFPESTSAAPSSTNGVIVDVRNGSKTKGLASDVLDELAERGFGRGQVGDSPEQIGSVIRYPTGELATAKSVAAVLAGPFVFEEDRTLGAHHVRIVLGTSYQVGDSLRHSPMLRLQPPTTTGSSSPSSTSSTAPPPRIEAGGLNCVN from the coding sequence GTGACCGAGCGTGCGCAAGGGGGCGTGGAGACCGTGGACAACGCTGCGGCGCCCACGGAGTCCCACGACGCCCAAGCCCCGGGCCCCTGGTTATGGTTCGGCACGATTCTCGGCCGGACCCTCGCGCTGCTGACCTCGATGGCCGTCCTGGCCGCGATGGGGTACGGCTGGTGGACCTTCGGCGACGTCGACGACAACACCGTCACCACCGATGTGATCGCCGAGAAGGTCGGCAACCAGCCCACACCGCTCGACGGCGCCATCGACATGCTGCTGGTCGGTATGGACAGCCGCACCGACGCCTACGGCAACCCGCTGCCGAAGGAAGTCCTGCAGCTCCTCAACGGCGGCAAGGTCGACGGTGAGCGCAACACCGACACGATGATCCTGGTGCACATCCCGGTCGACGGCAGGCGCGCGATCGCGTTCTCCTTCCCGCGCGACTCCTGGGTCGACGTCGGCGAGGGGTTCGGCAAGCACAAGCTCAACTCCGCGTTCGTCTACGCCTACACCGACGCCCGCAAGACGCTGAGCGAGCAGGGTGTCACCGACCCGAAGGAAATCGAGACCAAGGCGACCGTCATCGGCCGCAAGAACCTCATCTCCACGATCGAGCGGCTGGTCGGCAACGCGGTCACCATCGACAAGTACGCCGAGGTCAACCTGGCGAGCTTCTACGAGGTCACCAAGGCCATCGGCGGCGTCGAGGTGTGCCTGAACAACGCGGTCAGCGAGCCCAAGTCGGGGGCCAACTTCGCCGCGGGCCGCCAGGTCATCTCCGGCAAGGAGGCGCTGTCGTTCGTGCGGCAGCGCTACGAGCTGCCCAACGGCGACCTCGACCGGATCGTGCGCCAACAGGTCTTCCTCGCCGCCCTGGCCGACAAGGTGCTGTCGGCGGACATGCTCACCAACCCGTCGCGGGCCCGCGACCTCATCGGCGCGGTGCAGCGTTCGGTGGTGCTGTCGAAGAACTGGAACCTGTCCCAGTTCGCCTCGCAGATGCAGGGCCTCAGCGGCGGCAACATCGAGTTCCACACGATCCCCAACGACGGCCCGGCCAAGATCGGCGGCGCGGACGTCATCAAGGTCGACCCGGCGAAGGTGCACGAGTTCGTCGAGCGGCGCACCGGCGGCCCGACCCGGCCGACCTCGGGCAGGCCGACCGCCACCACCACCCCGACCAGCACCGACCCGTTCCCGGAGAGCACGTCGGCGGCGCCGTCGTCGACCAACGGCGTCATCGTCGACGTGCGCAACGGGTCGAAGACCAAGGGCCTGGCGTCCGACGTGCTCGACGAGCTGGCCGAGCGCGGCTTCGGCCGCGGCCAGGTCGGCGACAGCCCGGAGCAGATCGGCTCGGTCATCCGCTACCCGACCGGTGAACTCGCCACGGCCAAGAGCGTCGCGGCCGTGCTGGCGGGCCCGTTCGTGTTCGAGGAGGACCGGACGCTGGGCGCGCACCACGTGCGGATCGTGCTCGGCACCAGCTACCAGGTCGGCGACTCGCTGCGGCACTCGCCGATGCTGCGGCTGCAGCCCCCGACGACGACCGGATCGTCAAGCCCGTCAAGCACCTCCTCGACCGCGCCGCCACCGAGAATCGAGGCGGGCGGCCTCAACTGCGTGAATTAG
- a CDS encoding LCP family protein, which produces MTERTRRRPWLVLGRILLALVSTAALVATGLVWSRVDALQESVNTTDAIAAAAAGPDAPSADDGANDILVVGNDTRTDLKGRPLSARILRELRTEATDTINTDTLILLRLPRNGGKSFAISIPRDTYVKVPDYREEKINGAYGVIKARHAQRMVDGGEGDREKIERESDNAGRTALVQTVQGLTGVRVDHYVEVTLYGFYLLTEAIDGVDVCLNRSTSDPDSGANFRKGPQTVRGGDAVAFVRQRKGLPRGDLDRIVRQQTFLASAMNKVLSGGTLGDPGKLTALEGAVAKTVVMDPGLHFLDLVNQAQALASGAVEFVTIPVTGVGARNDRGQSIITVDLAAVHAYISGLATANPPPAPAQPSTVGENLGGGRLLDFGAPAPRRTALAAPNCID; this is translated from the coding sequence GTGACGGAGCGGACGCGGCGACGGCCGTGGCTGGTGCTCGGCCGGATCCTGCTGGCCCTGGTGTCGACCGCGGCGCTGGTGGCCACCGGGCTCGTGTGGTCCCGGGTCGACGCGCTGCAGGAGAGCGTCAACACAACCGACGCGATCGCGGCCGCCGCGGCCGGGCCCGACGCCCCCTCGGCCGACGACGGCGCGAACGACATCCTGGTCGTCGGCAACGACACCCGGACCGACCTCAAGGGTCGTCCGCTGTCCGCGCGGATCCTGCGCGAGTTGCGCACCGAGGCGACCGACACGATCAACACCGACACCCTGATCCTGCTGCGGCTGCCGCGCAACGGCGGCAAGAGCTTCGCCATCTCGATCCCGCGCGACACCTACGTGAAGGTCCCGGACTACCGCGAAGAGAAGATCAACGGCGCGTACGGGGTCATCAAGGCCCGGCACGCGCAGCGGATGGTCGACGGCGGCGAGGGCGACCGGGAGAAGATCGAACGCGAGTCCGACAACGCGGGCCGCACTGCGCTGGTGCAGACCGTGCAGGGCCTCACCGGCGTGCGCGTCGACCACTACGTCGAAGTGACCCTCTACGGGTTCTACCTGCTCACCGAGGCCATCGACGGTGTCGACGTCTGCCTGAACCGCTCGACGAGCGACCCGGACTCCGGCGCGAACTTTCGCAAGGGCCCGCAGACCGTGCGCGGCGGCGACGCCGTGGCGTTCGTCCGCCAGCGCAAGGGCCTGCCGCGCGGCGACCTCGACCGGATCGTGCGCCAGCAGACGTTCCTGGCCTCGGCGATGAACAAGGTGCTCAGCGGCGGCACGCTCGGCGACCCGGGCAAGCTGACCGCGCTGGAGGGCGCGGTGGCCAAGACCGTGGTCATGGACCCGGGCCTGCACTTCCTCGACCTGGTGAACCAGGCGCAGGCGCTGGCGTCGGGCGCGGTGGAGTTCGTGACGATCCCGGTGACCGGTGTGGGCGCGCGCAACGACCGCGGGCAGAGCATCATCACCGTCGACCTCGCCGCCGTGCACGCCTACATCAGCGGCCTGGCCACGGCCAACCCGCCGCCCGCCCCCGCGCAGCCGTCGACCGTCGGTGAGAACCTTGGCGGGGGTCGCCTGCTCGACTTCGGCGCACCCGCACCGCGGCGCACCGCGCTCGCGGCGCCGAACTGCATCGACTGA
- a CDS encoding TIGR03089 family protein has protein sequence MSLTDLLLRPLRAASAKPLITHYDDAVGSRVELSVATVTNWAAKTANWLVEEHDVEPGTPVSVRLPAHWQTAGILLGAWWCGAHITDEDPVVTFVAPGETGAGVVAAVSLDPMGRDLGGSTDGVTDFVGEARMFGDDYFGSTVEGSTPALMGSTVDEVLATARRIGAEYGAGARILCTREWAMPDGLLAALVAPLAVGGSVVQVSNADPARLDAHRAAERTTVDLVA, from the coding sequence GTGAGCCTGACCGACCTCCTGCTGCGCCCGCTGCGCGCCGCCTCGGCGAAGCCGCTGATCACCCACTACGACGACGCCGTGGGCAGCCGGGTCGAGCTGTCGGTGGCGACGGTGACGAACTGGGCGGCGAAGACGGCGAACTGGCTGGTCGAGGAGCACGATGTCGAGCCGGGCACACCGGTGTCGGTGCGGCTGCCCGCGCACTGGCAGACCGCGGGCATCCTGCTGGGCGCGTGGTGGTGCGGCGCGCACATCACCGACGAGGACCCGGTGGTCACCTTCGTGGCGCCCGGCGAGACGGGGGCGGGTGTGGTCGCGGCGGTGTCGCTGGACCCCATGGGGCGCGACCTCGGCGGGTCGACCGACGGGGTGACCGACTTCGTCGGTGAGGCCCGGATGTTCGGCGACGACTACTTCGGGTCCACTGTGGAGGGCTCGACGCCCGCGCTGATGGGGTCCACTGTGGACGAGGTGCTGGCGACGGCGCGGCGGATCGGCGCCGAATACGGTGCCGGGGCCCGGATTCTGTGCACGCGGGAATGGGCGATGCCCGATGGCCTGCTCGCGGCGCTGGTCGCGCCGCTGGCGGTGGGCGGCTCGGTCGTCCAGGTCAGCAACGCCGACCCGGCCCGACTCGACGCCCACCGCGCAGCGGAGCGAACCACCGTCGACCTGGTCGCCTGA